The nucleotide window TCATCGGTAGTCTCCTAAAGGTCCTAAACTATACAACCCTGTGATTTTGATGTATTTTTTTATTCTCCTTGCTGCTTTGTTTTGTACTAAACTACTAATTGACCAATGTAACTACTCCTGGGGAGGGCTTATGACTTGTGAGGGAACACAGTAGTAGAAAGGGGAAATACAGTTGATATGTCAGCTAGCATTCTAGCAATTATTACCTCACTTAATTAACAAGCTAGTCACCTCTCAAACTTTAGCGGTTAGTATTACAAATCCCAAATctgtttcatatatatatatccttgacTGGCTTCCATTTGTTGCACAACCTCTTCATATCTTCCACACTCCAACATAAACCACAGTTCTCTTTCTCAATCTGTGAACCTCCATCTCTTACCAACACAGATAGAAAACTAGTGAAGCATCCAAATCTTGCAAATAGCCTCTAAATTTAGTACAAGTTGAAAAAAAGGCCACATAACCAACCTAGTCTTGCCTTCTTCATCTTTAGTTTCCTTCAACCCTCATatattctctttctcttggtgaATATGTCGGCTGCCGTGGAAGCTATGTCTGCAACCAAAGATGTTGGTTTCAGTTCTCAAGTGCAGGAAGTGGAGTTTAAGAATGATAAGAACAGCAACAAGGATGCAGGTGGGGAACCAAGCCTGCATCACCATGACGAAAATGATGAGCTTAAAGATGAGGTTGATCCAGATGAAGAGGATGAGCTTGCCACATTCAAATGTGACAAAGAATTGGTTCTTGGCCCCAAGTTTTCTCTCAAGGAGCAGCTTGAGAAGGATAAAGTAAGTGGCCTTTGTTACTTgataaattttcagtttttgatttcatttattATTGATGTTGTTCACATGATAAATTCTTTCAAGGATGACGAGAGTTTGAGGAAATGGAAGCAGCAACTTCTTGGGAGTGTTGATCTCTCTGCACTAGCTGTTGGAGGTAGATACTTAATGTTTGACTTGTAATTAACTtcaaaatattttgaaatttaacaATGCTAGTCTGTGACCGGCTGACCGCCATTGATGTTTGAAACTAATGAGCATGCAGAGAGTAAAGAAGCAGATGTGAGGATTTTAAGTCTGACAATGATGTTCCGGGAGCGGCCTGAACTTGTGCTGCCGATTCCATTCACCAACAAACCAAAGAGCAGTCTTTTCACACTCAAAGGAGGAAGCAAGTACCGAACC belongs to Rosa chinensis cultivar Old Blush chromosome 4, RchiOBHm-V2, whole genome shotgun sequence and includes:
- the LOC112195998 gene encoding rho GDP-dissociation inhibitor 1 translates to MSAAVEAMSATKDVGFSSQVQEVEFKNDKNSNKDAGGEPSLHHHDENDELKDEVDPDEEDELATFKCDKELVLGPKFSLKEQLEKDKDDESLRKWKQQLLGSVDLSALAVGESKEADVRILSLTMMFRERPELVLPIPFTNKPKSSLFTLKGGSKYRTKFTFTVSKNIVSGLMYTTSVWKTGVKVHSSKKMLGTFSPRPDPYTYETEEDTTPSGMFARGWYFVRTKFLDDDGKCYLDASYYFEIQKNWAAPS